Below is a window of Lepidochelys kempii isolate rLepKem1 chromosome 14, rLepKem1.hap2, whole genome shotgun sequence DNA.
atatcccaccctgtgacttcaccacctcaaccaagcttcacaatcatcgtTGCTGTgtattgtttaaaacttatactgcgtgtgtgtgtgtgtgtctctctctctctctgtatatatatagatagatataaaaatatagtcttttgtctggcaaaaaaattttccctggaacctaccccaccccaatttacattaattcttatggggaaattggattagcgtaacattgttttgtttaaagtagcatttttcaggaacttaactacaacattaagcgaggagttaccgTACAGCTCAGGGTCACTAGTAATTTGGCCTCATCCCACTGCCAGTGTCATCTGATGAATGAAGCTACCAATCTGTGTCAACCTGTAGAAGCAGAAGGCTAGAACGGCAGTCAGTGCTGCAGATCATGACAGAGCTGTATAGGTAGAAGTGTGCAGAGAAGCTTGCACCGTGTCTGACCACATGATGGCTGTAGCCCAGCAATGCTAACAGCCTTTTGCTTTCAAACACAAAATCCCCATGCAAAATAGGAGTTACAGATTGgggaaaaattaataaataaatattattattattattataatttattattaataccaCAACCACCACCATCCCAAATGTGTATAGCACCATCATCCAAGTGTGCTAAGCACTATATAAATTTAATCACACTTCCCAACACCCATCTCCGTTTTACAGATAAGGGGAAACGGAGACACAGAGGTTAAGCAACTTGCCCTAGGTTAGTGAGTCAGTGCTAGGACTAGAATCCAGGAGAAGTCTGGAGCTAGCCACTTGATTACAGTCTCTCTAAAGTCTAGTTCCTCCGTCTCCCAGCTCAGATGCAAAATTTAGGTCAGGTCCTTGAACCAGCTACATTCTGTGGGATCATCAATTGTTCTAGATCAGGcttcggcaacctttcagaaggggtgggccgagtcttcatttattcacgcTAATTTAAGggttcgcatgccagtaatacattttaatgcttttagaaggtctctttctatacgTCTAGactatataactaaactattgttgtatgtaaagtaaataaggcttttaaaatgtttaagaaactttatttaaaataaaattaaaatgcagaggccctggaccagtggccaggacccgggcagtgtgagcgccactgaaaatcagctcgcgtggcgcctttggcacgtgtgccataggttgcctacccctggtctagatgATCTGAGGACAGCTTCTGGCTCCCAGGGATATGAATCTGATTGAGCCAGCCACAGCGTATGGAAAAAAGTTCCTGGCCTTGAGGCCATAAGTGAGAGGAAAATACTACACAGAAATATCTGCTGAAATTAGGAGCAGCAAGGCTGGCAGCAGGGTAGTCCAAAGAGGAGGAGCTCCACCCTCCCCAGCAGAACACGCCGCAGTCTCTGGGAGGCTCAGCAATCAAATCCGAACCTGCTAAAGCCTCCAGagcctctcctccctccttcatATAGCTCTGGGTCATAGGTGTCCCGAGAGGAACCTGTGGGTCTAATGCAGGTTCTGCTCCAGCTGTTGCTGATAAGCTCCAGGGAATCCAGCTGCTTTTTCACTGCTCCTGAGTTCTTGCAGTAATCACAGCACTTGTTACAAGGGGGGGTGACATCTCCAAAGTACTTTGCTATGGCAGCATGGCGACATCTAGGAGATGAGAGAAAGAAGGTAACAATGACATGCTGATGGGAGAACAATTACTGCAAGGGGGAGGTAAAgtatggggggcagggaaggggtgaaaGCAGTCTCGGAAGATACCTAATACTGCAGATCAAATCTGCaacatggggtggggtggggaggggaggggagaagaggatcACCATAGCAAGGGCAACATGGGGCTGTCCCAAACTCATCTGTTTTGGGCTTTTCAGGAGGGCTTTTCAGGAGCTTTCAGCGTTGACCTAActcccccactgaagtcaaggggagttttacACTGACCTCCATAAGAGCACGGTCAGGCCAACACCGGGCGCTTTTGAATACTCACTCGTTAAAGGCAGTGCCACTGCAAACAGACAGCCACCCCAAACCCCCAGGTTACACACACTGTTACCACACACCCCAACACGCTGCACAAGCAGAAATTCAGCTCCACTTACCCTATGTGTATGGAGCGCTCAGTGGAAGGGGAAAATAGGCCTATTCGTTTATTCATACTCCAAAGACTACTCTGTTCTGAATTTGGACCAGGGAGATCGCAAAGGCTGCTGAAACAATGGAAGAGCCAGAGACGTTGTGGCCGTGGATTCGTCAACACCTTACTACCAAGTTTAAGGTAAGTCTGACTGAAAACCCACAAGTTTTACTATGGACTTTTGACAAAGCTGAGCCACAAGATACAGCCTTGAGTCAGTCTCACAGAGAGGTCCCCTACACTTGTACTAGTTCTGGTCTCTCGGATAAACATGTTCCATTTTAGAGCCATTTGATCAGTTTGGGGTTCTGAGATAAACATGTATTTCGATCAGTTTTGCTGCACAGACCCTCACTGTTTGGGATAGGTCCACAGATCACACATTGGTGAGCTTCTCATTTATTTTACGTTACAGAGATCACAGTGGTAATTCGAAGGATGATAGGCTCGTTCTTTTACCCAGCTGGAGCCTCTCAGCACAGGTAGACACTTGCATTAGTGGAGCTTGAGCTAGTGGCAGTCTAGATGTTGCAGCTCTGGCAAAGACtagggctagccacctgagttcAGACCCTGGGGGGTCAAGCCCGAGTTGCCACAAGGTCCACACCACTATTTTGAGTGTACTAGCTTGAGCCGAGCaagtgcaagtctgtctacctaGGCTGGGAGGCACAGTCCCAGGTAGAGAGCAGACATACCCCTCCTGGGGGACAAAAGAGATGGCCAAATCTCCACAAGGATTCCACAGGCATGTTAGTGAGCAATGAAAACCAGGCCATCTGCTCGACAATATTGCCCAACCAGTTATACTGAACTAGCAACCAGGCATGTGAGGGTGgccagcaatgttccctctaatgtttgacaggccgtgtgcgtaaaaaatttcttctgtgcaaattgttgtgcttctgtgcacgCGGTGTTTCGCCGTGCACGCGCGGTTTAGGATCTGCGTGCGCACgtacacagcttagagggaacagtggtggcCAGATATTCCAGGGCAGATAGTTTAGCTCCTCAAGATGTGTCTATATTACAGTATACACATATGTGCTCAGTAACTACAGGGGCAAGAGAAACCCCCACTTCCAAAAGCACCCCATGCTTGAACTGGTGAAAGCATCATCTGATTTGGCTAGAGAGGGCAGAACCAGGCAGTCCTCTTTTCAGGTAGATGACGGGGAATGAGGCTGTTTTTGAAACCTAGCATTGCAATAACTGAACAAGTGTGCCAGGGCTGATGGGAAAGGTGGGGAAAAGGggattatttaaagaaaaaattaacaagtgaAACAAGATCTATATCCAACATCAACTAGTTCCATTTTCCAAGCATATTGTATCCCcttgtcttttagactgtaagctcttagCAAGTGTCTTGTCTTAAACATATCTGTAGTGTCTACTACTTGGAGCCCTGAATAAATAGTGATGTAACTCTTACATAGAAcaggcttgatttaaaaatacccacttaaaaaaaatcacctactACAAAGCAAGCAAGCTCTACACGTGTGTATGAGAATGCAAAGTATGTTCTTAAGGGAAACTCTATATCCCTTGTAAGCCCATGCTTTGCGTTTGCCCTCAAATTGCTCCCAGATAGTACACAGGAtcacattaaatatatatatcatGATACAGTTTAGAGTAGACAAACCGTAGTAGGAGTGATGAATCTACACCCACAGTATTTGAAATTAGGGCTGtagattaatcgcagttaactcatgcaattaactcaaaaaaatgaatcacgattaaaaaatatgaatcatgattaatcgcagtttgcGATTACATCAacaattgcattgttaaacaatagaataccaattgaaattattaaatatttttggatgtttttctacattttcaaatatattgatttcaattacaacacagaatacaaagtgtacactgccccctttttatgatttttattataaatatttgcactgtaaaaatgataaacaaaagaaacagtatttttcaattcaccgcatacaagtgctgtagtgtaatctctttaccgtgaaagtgaaacttacaaatgtatattatttttgttacatatccgcactcaaaaacaaaacaatcaaaactttagagcctacaagtcgacTCAGTCCAATCGctaagacaagtttgtttacatttacgagaaataatgctgcccacttcatatttacaatgtcaccagaaagcgaGAGCAGGtgttcgcatgggacttttgtagctggcattgcaaggtatttacgtgccacatatgctaaacattcgtaggccccttcatgcttcggccaccattccagaggacatgcttccatgctgacgacactcattaaaaaaaatgcgttaaattaaatttgtgactgagttccttgggggagaattgtatgtctccggctctattttacctgcattctgccatatatttcatgttatagttgtcttagatgatgactcagcacatgttgttcatattaagaacactttcgctgcagatttgacaaaacacaaagaaggtaccaatgtgagatttctaaagatagctacagcatttgacccaaggtttaaagaatctgaagtgccttccaaaatctgagagggaagggtgtggagcatgctttcagaagtcttaaaagagcaacactctgatgcggaaactacagaatccgaaccaccaaaaaagaaaatcaaccttttgttagtagcatctgactcagatgatgaaaatgaacatgcgtcagtctgcactgctctggATTGTTATCAGGcaaacccgtcatcagcatggacgcatgtcctctggaatggtggttgaagcatgaagggagatatgaatctttagtgcatctggcatgtaaatatcttgcaacaccagctaaaACAGtaccatgagaacacctgttctcgctttcaggtgacattgtgaacaagaagcaggcagcattatctcctgcaaatgtaaacaaacttgtttgagtgattggctgaacaagaaataggactgagtggacttgtaggctctaaagttttacattgttttatttttgaatgcagttttttttgtacataattctgcatttgtaagttcaactttcatgataaagagactgcattaCAGTActagttaattgaaaaatactatttcttttgtttttacagtgcaagtatttgtaataaaaaatatatagtgagcactgtacattttgtattctgtgttataactgaaatcaatatatttgaaaatgtagaaaacatccaaaaatatttaaataaatggtattccactattgtttaacagtgtgattaatcgcacaatttATTTAATCGTTGGACAGCCCTAATTTTATCACAAAGGAGTAACATATTAAGCTACacatttttaataagaaaaacaGGAATGGAACATGAGAACATGGGCACAACATAGATGTTGGAAGCTTAATTTTTGTGATCCtgcatttaatttatttgttGGTCATAGGAGGCTGGAGGAAATCTGACTTCCAGAGCTTTCATGCCCTCCCCCATAAGCTCTTTATTCCAAACCTATTCAAGATCTATTTGCAGGGCTTTCAAGTGTCAACAACAGGGTTTGAAGTTCCTTAAAAGCAAACAGTGCTCACTtaggaaacatctacactacagctgagAGACTGCTTCCCAGTCCGAGCACAGACACACACTAGCTCAGCttgagctagcatactaaaaTTAGTAGGGTAGCTGGGGGTAGCATGGGCAGTGACTCAGGCTAGACAcccaagtacaaacccacctggatCCCCTAGGTACGTACTCAAGTAGCTAGCCTATGTCGCTGCCCATGCTACCCCtggctacatggctatttttagtgctctagCTTGAGAAGAGCTAGCGTCTGTCTGTCTCTTGTGCTAGaaagcttgctcccagctgcagtgcagacctgCCCTTAGCTAGCTGGGCACACACGGGCAGCAGTGAAGTGCAGACTGACATTTTCTCGAGGCACAATTTTCAAATAGCCATAATTTTGTTAAATCAAGCAGACACCAGCCCTCAGTGAGGACTACATTTTTGCTACTTTTCTCATAGACCTGCTTTTGCCAAGTCTAAAAAGGTGTGATTGGGATTTTTTTAGAACAGGGAACATTTTCTCAAGTGCCTCACTTTCCCATACATCAACAACAGTTGCAGGGATTTTGCTCAAAATCCCCCCTACTAttcttgtgtgttttttgtattaCCATCCTGCTTATGAGCTTGAGTCACAAACCAGGACCaccatgtgctaggtgctgtacaaacacagaacaaaaaggacgctccctgccccagcgaGCATACAATTGAAGTACTTTAGTTCTTTTCTCCCTTCTCACACATGCACCACTTCTATCTACTACAGCCGGACCATGGAAATGGATTAATGGCTAACTgcttattattaatttgtatataGTAtctgatttattgtgtctagcaCATTTTGGACACATACAATATAATTACTATGAATGTATTTACACAGCacatatttcatatatatatatatttcagatgCATGGCTTGCTTTTGAATATCTAGCCCTTGATGCCAAGTCTCATCTTAAAGTTATAACCCCCTCAAACAGTTGACAACACTGGGCCAAGTTCTTCTGTCAGTTACAAAGATGCAACTTCAGTGAACTTACTTCACAGGGCATCTGCGTCGCACAGCAGACTTGAGCTTGGCCTCTAACAGGCTCTGCAACTAAAACACAAATTTAGAAGACAACTCTTCTATTATTAGAGGGTTGAGCGGGGCCATTTTGTCTTCTCTACCAAAAGCACTCCAGCTGGCTTGGCAGCTTCAGCAGCAAAATGGTCATAGAGGGAAAAGTAGTATTTCCTCCATTAGAAACTACCTTTTTAAGGCAGGTCTGAATGGTGACATCTACAAACAGGTGCATGGAAAGGGCGTGGGGGCCGGGGGTTAAGTCTGGATTCCTGGCCAGAAGATGGCAAGGAATCCAGCAGAGTATCTGTTGGCTCCAGGCATTTCAAACAGACTCTGTTAAGAGTCCATAATGACTGCCTATTCATTAACTCCCTTGCAGCCCAGGGGTTTTGATTTACCAAGCAGAAAACACAGCCAAGAGCTGGTGAAGAAACTAAAGCAGCAGGCTCCAAACAAGCTCAGTGCAAGCGTGCGTGCTGAAGTCAGAAGGAACACAGTACTACCCAGGTAAGGGGATTGGGACAGTGAATTAATTGTACTATGAGCCCAGGTCACTGAAAGCTGAATAGGGGCTACTACAAAGATGGCTTTCTATCCCCCTGCAAAGCAGCACTGACTCATTCTGGTCCTGAATTCAGAGAAAGAGTTCTTTCACAaccagggaaaaaagggagacaCATTTGAGTCTCTCCCCCTACCCTTCCAAAAGAACGGCAGGGTGCTGCGGGTCCTGCCACTGCAGCACCATTACAGAAATGTCAAAGGCCTTCTGTGAGTCAGTTCTTTGTTTCTCAAAGAGAGAAAGAAGTGAAGGCATTATTCTCTTATTAGTCAAACACACACCACTCCTCTTGGTGTTAAGAGTGAAGCATATAATAGTGGCTGGtcatgcctccctccctcccttccctcacaGAGCTTTAGTGACAGGGttaggagggaggggaagatgtTGGCATGTACATTTAACCCCCTAATACCAACAAACAAGATTTTGCCCTGGAATGCTGTGGCAAAGAACAGAGGAGCTCTGAAGCCATTGGTGTCCTGTTAACAGCCAAAACCTTAATGCTTCAGATGAaggcaaaacaaataaaatacaacaACACCCCTACTTTACAAACAAACTGGTAATTGAGTGGTTCACAAAATTGAAGAGTTCATTAAACCAAACATCTCAATTGCAGCAGGTACAGTGCATAAGTTGCAGTATGATGCACTGTACcactttcttcttctccttcaagCCACTACAAAAATTTCCAGTGCACTGAAGGAATCAAAGTGTGAAGGAATGACGACTTGTTCctcagagacctcacttgtgTAATGTGATTCATTCCCCCGGCTGCGAAGCAGGGTTCGTATAACTAGTGTTCACGAGATTGGTGTTTGTAAAAAATCGAGGTTCTGCAGTACATAGCTAGTTGTGCAATGATCTACATGGCGGAATAGCCTTCCTTGGCTCCGCACGCAGTTCATTTTTGCCTTGAAGCAGGAGACTTGGTTATACCCATTGTCTCAGACTGCATTGTCACAAGTGTTCTGAAATTATCCAGCTCTTTAAAAATTCAGCCacagtatttctctctctccctgcagcaaagagttccataggttgactctATGACAATTTTTTCTAAATGTAGTCACCTTTCATTTCACTGAGAAACCCCAATTTTGTGTTAAGGGACAGAAAGAAAAGCTAACACTGAAATTTCAGCAACATGACGCGAAATGTTAGTGAAACCCGATCACTGCAGACATGATGATAACGAGGATATTCATCAGAGTTCAGTGCCTGGCCTCTCTTTTCTTTATGCCACTGTTCTTGTCCAGTGAAGAATGTTTCAGCACCTTATCTCAAACTAGAGAGGGAAGATAAAATACCAGGGAAAGGTGCATTTATCTTAGCATAGCTACTACCTGCCTTTGAAAAGATAATGCATCTCCAGTGAGATACACTAGGGAGGAATGCCAGGTCTGCTGAACTAGGGATCCCAACCATTTGGGAGGCGAGGTCCCCTTGAATGGAGCAAACCATCACGACAACTCaggaatgaatgaataaaaacCAGTAAGACAAATTGTACAGCTAGTTGCCaattgctggggaaaaaaatgggggaggggagatcttATGGGTACCACACACAAGCAGAGCGAACAATGTACTGGTAGCAAATAAGCGTCAACACTCCTTTGAGGCCGGTAGGTATTATTGCCCTCAGTATACAGAAGGGTAAATTGAGGCATcaagaagttaaatgacttggccaaggtcacacagcagatacATAGCAGAGCCAAGAAAATAACACAAGACTCCTGCCCCCAAGCACCACATcctaaccacaagatcatccttctttCCTAAAGGAAATGGCATTGTCATTTCATCCCCTTTATTCCCAGCTTCTTCAAAGAACACAAGAGAACAGTCCATTCCCCATTGGGAGCCAGCAGGAAACTGGACAGCATAAAGAAAGTTAATTGCTTTAACATGCAACCGAACTATTGAAAGGAAATCAATATAACCCCAACCCAGACTACTCCAGCAAAAGCCGTCATTAATCGGAACAAAGAAGAGACCTCGCTGGCAAGAAGATACACAGGAAGTTTCCAACAAGTGTTGGCACCGTGGGCTCCGCTCTAGACAGTTAGTACCAGTTGCCAGGCTCTGCTTGTGCTCACTTCTcgcctccctccccagcacacaTGTAATACGAAACCTCACATCTCCAGAAcgaccaacaacaaaaaaaaaaagagctcagGCAGAGACAGCAGCTGGCTGTCAGCAGCAGAGTGGAGAGGGGCCAAGCGAGGAAAGAACCCCAAGCCAGaaaggggcaggatggggggagagagacgtGAAGTTTAAGAAGACAGAAAAACAACAGGCGGAGGAGGACAGTCCTGCGGCACTGTTGGGGTAAGGCTGAGTTGGTGCCTGGGTTCATTCCACCGTAGCATCTCAATAGCAGGAGGGTTCAGCTAGTCAGCAGTAGCTCAAGcttttgtagctgtttgcatGGCAAATTGTGCTCAGCCATTGAACAGGGTTTGCTAGCCTGAATTTGGTTGCAAAGGACACTGGGGGGAGGATGGTGAGAGCCAAAAGCTTTGAGGAGTCAGGGAAGCTGTGCTACAACAGAGTGTACCGAAAGCAGCTACTGCTCACTTTTATCACATACATTGTCAATAACAGTTTGAAGCAGAAGGGAGTAACTTTTAGCTGATTCGCGAGCATTTAAAGGGCTGTATCCTGTGTTcacttcttcagtggagttacagggAGTGCACGTCAGTGCAGAACTTGGCCCTTCCTATGAGCAGGATCTGCCACAGGGCATTCTTTGCACATGTGTTTTCATGTGTGAGTACTTAGTTTAGCCAGCAGCTTTGGTGACTCCCTGCTCAGTGGGAGCTACCAACTTTGGCTAGTGTATGTCAAACCACAGCAGAGAATTCTACCTAGAAGAGCTCTCAGCTGGTGCTGAGTTTTATCCCCTGAACCCTGAAGCAAGCAGAATGCTCAGAAAACAAAACCCATTCAGAGAAACCAGCTTACTGTGCAAATTAATATAAACGTCTGGGCCCAGTGGAAATAAAGGGGAAGCTTTTACACAGCTTCCAAATGGAGATCTGCAATGGTAGCAGGAGCAGATTCTGGTCTGCTGTCCAAAACAGCACCAGAAACCCACAGCTCTGGCAGAGAACACCAGGTCTCTCAGCCCATGTCTTACTTAACATGAGGCTGTGGGGTCTGAGCACATTTTGATCAACAAGGGAGGGAAATGAAACAGAGGAGAAAGAGTCCCAAACGCACAAGAATAACCTCGAGCCAGCCTTGCTTCTAGCTACCAAAGTGCCCTCCCACCCCTTTCCTTCACTCACCATTTGTCACTGCCAAAGATGTAACCCCATGAACCCCTCTGTTTTCCCCATCTGAAGCCAATTATTTCTCAATGCTGTTTGGAAGATTTTGTAACCCTTTGCATTGAGCTAACAACTGGTGCGTTCTCCAGAGAGAGCTCAAAGTTCAGCTGTTTACAAACAGGCAGCAAGAGAGACAGAAAGCCAGTTCTCCCCAGATGTTGCACAGATATAGGAATGTGAAGGATCAAGTACTTTGAGCCTCTCCTTCTATTTCCCTTTGGATCCTGCTTATTTGGAAAGGGTGGTGCATCTTACCACTCGCCTGTCACGCAAAGAATACAGCAGAACCACTTGGGTAACAGCACAGTAAATTACTGggccctcctcctctcccaactAGTCTGAATTCCAGAGACTCATTAGCGGTTCCTTGAAGGGTCTGtggtttacatttgtttttaaacattacaGTTCAGATGGCTTCCAaacagaaagaagaagaaaaaaagcaaaagaaaaacaaggacaaaagtgggagagagagagaaacaggccAAATTTTCCTTGCAGTGAAAATCCTAAAGGGTTATGACTGGGGGCTTATCCAgcagcagaggaggaaaaataaGCAATACGAAACGTGTGTCTGGAAGTAGGAAGGCAGAGGCATGGTTTACGTTACTGCTGTCACGTAGCACAGAGGCCTCTTAGCCTGTATCAAACATGACAGATCTATAGAAAGGCCTTTGCTGGAGGCCAAGTGTACAATGGGTTAGTACACTAGCCATTCACCTTAGAAAGCAGAGGCTTAAATCTAAGcaagtgggaggggggaaaaaaaagtgataaaaCAATTGATTTTAGTCTGCAACACAAACCCACCACAACTGAGAGTTTGCTCAGGACAGTCGCAGGACTGGAATAGCCAGGGGAGCTGCTAGTCAAAACTGAGGTGTGCTAAGAGTGCCAAGGAAGGGCAGCGCCTGCCCATGCCCTTACTTGACACAAACTAGTACAATCGTTCCTCCCACACCATCAATTTCATAAGCTTCACACTTCACCCATCATTTAAATTGCTTCTTTCAAGAGATCAGATGTAGGTGCTTCAACTTCCTGGATTTTCCAGGTCCCTACAGC
It encodes the following:
- the SMIM5 gene encoding small integral membrane protein 5 isoform X1, which produces MSNIYEGLQRTRETLYAAPTTFSRKDDAKIIKMWERQQKGQKRLGSREIAKAAETMEEPETLWPWIRQHLTTKFKPRGFDLPSRKHSQELVKKLKQQAPNKLSASVRAEVRRNTVLPSAGQDVF